The sequence below is a genomic window from Bdellovibrionota bacterium.
CCTTCGGCATTTGGCAGGTGATTCCCGGAATTGCGTTTAAAGCCTTCACGACCAAATTCCGCCTTTCCTCGAACGCCTTCACCATTTTTTGGACTTCGGGGCCGCTCTCGGGAGACTCGATCGCCACCTTGCTCCCCATCTGGTTGTAGGCCGCGGTGCAGGAGAAGTAGTTGATGTTCAGTGTCTTGAATACCGCCGCTTCTTCGGCGGTGGGGAAGACGGCCCATCCGATTCGGCCGCCGGTCCATGAATAGGACTTGGACGCGCCGGAAACGATGATCGTTCGCTCCTCCATTCCCGGCATCGACGCGATCGAAATATGCTTGCTGCCGTCGAACAAAATAAACTCGTAGACTTCATCCGAAAAAACGCGCACATCTTTGGGCGCCCTCGTCTGAATCACCTTCGCGATCGATTCCAACTGCTCCCGTGTCGCCACTCCTCCGGTCGGGTTCGAAGGAAAATTCACGATCATCAATTTCGTTTTCTTCGTGATGAGCGGTGCGAGATCCTCGCCGGTAAACGCGAATCCCTTTCGCTCATCCAAATGAATGGGGACCGGTTTGAGGCCGACAAATTCGGTAAACGATTCGTAAATCGGGAAACCGGGGCTCGGATAAATCACCTCATCGCCCGGATTGCAGTACGCCTCTTGGCAGAATCCAATCGCCGGCTTCGCGCCTGGAAATACCACCACGCGGTCCGGCGTAATTTTGAGGCCGCGATTCCGGCCGATGTATTTGGCCACCGCTTCGCGAAGAGGGAGAATCCCCTGCGGATCGCAGTAATGCGTCATATCGTTGTCGATCTGGCGTTTTACTTCTTCGCGAATGTGTTTCGGAAGAGGGAAATCCGGTTCGCCTAAATTGCAGCGAATGACCTTCTTCCCCGTGGAGTCTTCGACCTCTTTGATATAGGGGCCGACTTTAAAAGCATTTTCCGTTCCGATTCGTTGAATTCGATCCGCAAAAAGGGCCATCGTCCGATCCTCCTCGTTTGATTCATTTCTTACGCAAAGCCGGCTGAAGTTAACTGATCCACATCATCTTCATGCCCCAGAACGAGCTCAAAATAAAGAGATCGATCGCCGAGATATCCTTTTCAGGAGCGGATTTCATGCGGAAGTGGATTGAGAACCGATTACGAAGCGGACGAAACCGCGGATAACCATCGCATCGATTTCGCGTTCGTTTACGCTTTTCCGAAGTTCTGAGCGGTCTATTCAGTAAGGATTGAAAAACACGATGACTCAATGTCGCTGCCCGAAGCTGTTGTGCGGACCACAAGGATTCCAAGCAGTTACGCATTGGGTTCGCCCTTTCCGGATACGTCCGAGGGCGACTTGGATTCATTTTCTGGCTGCTGTAGAGTAAAAAGATGGCACCCGACGTTAATAAATGGATTGTCGCTGACCCCGCGATTTGTGACGGGAAACCCTGTGTAAAAGGAACCCGCATTCCCGTCGATCTTCTGCTCGATAAACTTGCCGCCGGAGAGTCCTTTGAACAAGTCCTTGAAGCTCATCCACGTTTGACGGATGAAGCTTTGAAAGCCGCCATTGCTTTTGCATCCCAAAATTTGAAGGCGGATCTTGTGTATCCTGTAGAACAAAAAGTTCGCGGGTGAAGTTTCTCGTTGATGAAAGCGTGGACAAGCCCATCGTGGACGAGCTCCGCGCCGAAGGCCATGACGTCATTTACGTTGCCGAACAGTTCGCCGGACTTTCGGATGAAGCTGTGTTTGGCCATGCGCTGGACCAGAGCCCGCATCTTGGTCACGGCGGACAAGGATTTCGGGGAGCTGGTTTACAGACAAAAGCGGCTTCATCACGGGGTGATTCTTCTCCGTCTCGAAGGTCTTAAGAGGGACGAGAAATCATCCCTTGTTTGCCGGATTATCTCGCTACATGCCGAGGGCCTCCCTGGACGGTTTGTAACGTTGACCTCCAGTCGACTGAGAATTCGGCGATGGCCTCCTTCTCAGTGAGGAAATAGGC
It includes:
- a CDS encoding aminotransferase class I/II-fold pyridoxal phosphate-dependent enzyme, with protein sequence MALFADRIQRIGTENAFKVGPYIKEVEDSTGKKVIRCNLGEPDFPLPKHIREEVKRQIDNDMTHYCDPQGILPLREAVAKYIGRNRGLKITPDRVVVFPGAKPAIGFCQEAYCNPGDEVIYPSPGFPIYESFTEFVGLKPVPIHLDERKGFAFTGEDLAPLITKKTKLMIVNFPSNPTGGVATREQLESIAKVIQTRAPKDVRVFSDEVYEFILFDGSKHISIASMPGMEERTIIVSGASKSYSWTGGRIGWAVFPTAEEAAVFKTLNINYFSCTAAYNQMGSKVAIESPESGPEVQKMVKAFEERRNLVVKALNAIPGITCQMPKGAFYVFPNIAGVCEEIGAIELHRGLPPDVRPKTSPATLFQMFLLFKYQVATMDRRAFGVIGTEGKHFLRISIATGLDDLKEGMRRLAAAAKDKSGFRAFVNEGKRLY
- a CDS encoding DUF433 domain-containing protein → MAPDVNKWIVADPAICDGKPCVKGTRIPVDLLLDKLAAGESFEQVLEAHPRLTDEALKAAIAFASQNLKADLVYPVEQKVRG
- a CDS encoding DUF5615 family PIN-like protein, whose amino-acid sequence is MKFLVDESVDKPIVDELRAEGHDVIYVAEQFAGLSDEAVFGHALDQSPHLGHGGQGFRGAGLQTKAASSRGDSSPSRRS